One segment of Oscillospiraceae bacterium MB08-C2-2 DNA contains the following:
- a CDS encoding branched-chain amino acid ABC transporter permease — protein sequence MIKNMLSPAYIKKHSLAFVFVIVCLIFPFVVTRSYFTRVLMEVFFFAALGNAWNIIGGYGKQTSWASSTFFSIGAYTTIILFAGSGQAGGKIIPALEISPWISVWLGIAIAVLFAVIIGLPCFRLRGVFFSIATIACTTIWRQLLIYFERFTGGSLGLTFKIRSGNTLWGLHFDSDLPYYFIAFFWMIITTLIIVYIDSHKLGYYLRAICEDQDAAESLGMKSQNVKLQAFIISSAIMAFTGMLYVFKTGFADPNTLASHDMSVRIGIVAILGGMGTVWGPTVGALVTIPLLELSNAYLQGIGGGGAGWAIYGLLIVIMVLFKPNGIVSLIDDIKAKFSRKKVAGGDDVG from the coding sequence ATGATTAAGAACATGTTAAGCCCGGCATATATAAAAAAACATTCACTTGCATTTGTCTTTGTTATAGTATGTCTTATCTTTCCGTTTGTGGTAACCAGAAGTTACTTTACACGTGTGCTTATGGAGGTGTTTTTCTTTGCCGCACTTGGCAATGCGTGGAATATCATCGGAGGATATGGTAAACAAACATCATGGGCATCCTCCACATTCTTCTCCATTGGTGCATACACGACTATCATTCTGTTTGCCGGTTCGGGGCAAGCAGGCGGAAAAATTATCCCGGCTCTAGAAATTTCTCCTTGGATAAGCGTATGGCTTGGCATCGCAATTGCAGTTTTGTTTGCCGTAATCATTGGCTTGCCATGTTTTCGTCTTCGTGGAGTGTTCTTTTCTATAGCAACGATTGCCTGCACCACCATATGGCGCCAGCTGCTCATTTACTTTGAGCGCTTTACCGGTGGTTCGTTGGGGCTCACTTTTAAAATTCGCAGCGGTAATACTCTTTGGGGGCTGCATTTCGATTCCGATTTGCCCTATTATTTCATTGCGTTTTTTTGGATGATTATAACCACGCTTATTATCGTGTATATCGATAGCCACAAGCTGGGGTATTATCTCAGAGCCATTTGTGAGGATCAGGATGCGGCGGAGTCGCTTGGGATGAAATCGCAGAATGTTAAATTGCAAGCCTTTATTATCAGTTCGGCGATTATGGCATTTACCGGCATGCTCTATGTGTTCAAAACTGGCTTTGCCGACCCCAATACGCTTGCATCCCACGATATGTCTGTGCGAATCGGCATAGTGGCCATTCTAGGGGGCATGGGCACTGTTTGGGGCCCAACGGTGGGGGCGCTTGTTACAATTCCGCTGCTGGAACTTTCCAATGCTTATTTGCAGGGAATTGGCGGTGGCGGTGCAGGATGGGCGATATATGGTTTGCTCATCGTAATAATGGTTCTGTTCAAGCCCAACGGTATTGTTTCGCTGATTGATGATATAAAGGCGAAATTTTCCCGCAAAAAAGTTGCCGGGGGTGATGATGTTGGATGA
- a CDS encoding ABC transporter ATP-binding protein → MELKGVDKSFGGVHAINDLSFSVYEGEILGLIGPNGCGKSTSVNLMTGVYTHDKGEIIYYDAKGEAVGLKAQSVPDRAKLGIGRTFQTPKPFTDLTVFENIYTIAMLYTHSLKEAHKVAEEIVHFVQFDDISDQKCTKLPIEKRKWLDMARVLAMRPRILMLDECLAGLTPSEMETSLEMVRKINQQGITVLFIEHVMSAVTKLCSRVVVMEEGHFMTEGCPLEVMKKPEVIRAYLGEDYQ, encoded by the coding sequence ATGGAATTAAAAGGTGTAGACAAGTCTTTTGGCGGTGTTCATGCTATTAACGATTTAAGCTTTTCGGTATACGAGGGCGAAATTCTGGGGCTCATCGGGCCAAACGGCTGCGGAAAAAGCACATCTGTTAACCTTATGACAGGGGTTTACACCCACGACAAAGGCGAAATAATCTACTACGATGCCAAAGGGGAAGCTGTGGGGCTTAAGGCACAGTCGGTGCCTGATAGAGCGAAGCTGGGCATAGGAAGAACGTTCCAAACGCCAAAGCCTTTCACAGACCTAACCGTGTTTGAAAACATTTATACCATCGCTATGCTGTATACCCATTCGCTCAAAGAAGCGCACAAGGTAGCAGAAGAGATTGTACATTTTGTGCAGTTTGATGATATTTCAGATCAAAAATGCACCAAGTTACCCATTGAAAAACGCAAATGGCTTGATATGGCAAGGGTTCTTGCCATGCGCCCTCGAATTTTAATGCTGGATGAGTGCCTTGCAGGGCTTACCCCCAGCGAGATGGAAACAAGCCTTGAGATGGTGCGCAAAATCAATCAGCAGGGCATAACCGTTCTGTTCATCGAGCATGTAATGTCCGCCGTAACCAAGTTGTGCAGCCGTGTGGTTGTTATGGAAGAGGGCCACTTTATGACTGAGGGATGCCCCCTTGAGGTTATGAAAAAGCCCGAGGTTATCCGGGCTTATTTGGGGGAGGATTACCAATGA
- a CDS encoding ABC transporter ATP-binding protein — protein MLKLDKVCAGYGDLKILFDIDLSIKEGEVVALVGSNGAGKTTILRTISGEVKLQSGSISWFGDDLVAKPAHARAEMGIAHIPQGRGVLSSLSITDNLILGSYTKRTKSKRQELLKTVFDIFPILREREHHLAGTLSGGQQQMLAIGRAMMMEPQLLILDEPSLGLAPIVVDEVFRILNKMKENGASMLIIEQNLVKALQIADRGYVLETGKVVMADNSSELLANPDIRKAYLGI, from the coding sequence ATGCTTAAGCTGGATAAGGTTTGCGCTGGCTATGGGGATCTGAAGATCCTTTTTGATATAGACCTTTCGATCAAAGAGGGGGAGGTTGTGGCACTGGTAGGTTCCAACGGTGCGGGCAAAACCACAATTCTCCGCACAATATCGGGTGAAGTAAAGCTTCAGTCCGGATCCATTTCTTGGTTTGGCGATGATCTTGTGGCAAAGCCCGCTCATGCACGTGCCGAAATGGGTATTGCCCATATACCGCAGGGGCGTGGTGTTCTCAGCAGCCTTTCGATAACCGACAACCTGATTCTCGGCTCTTACACCAAGCGCACAAAATCGAAACGGCAGGAGCTGCTGAAAACGGTTTTTGATATCTTTCCGATTCTCCGGGAAAGAGAACATCATCTTGCAGGCACACTGTCGGGAGGGCAGCAGCAAATGCTTGCCATTGGGCGTGCCATGATGATGGAGCCACAGCTGCTTATTCTTGATGAACCTTCACTTGGGCTTGCGCCCATTGTGGTTGATGAGGTCTTCCGAATCTTGAACAAAATGAAGGAAAACGGCGCTTCCATGCTTATTATCGAGCAGAATCTTGTTAAGGCGCTGCAGATTGCAGACAGAGGCTATGTGCTGGAAACTGGCAAAGTGGTAATGGCTGACAATAGCTCGGAGCTGCTTGCAAACCCAGACATACGCAAAGCATATTTGGGGATATAA